In uncultured Desulfovibrio sp., a single window of DNA contains:
- a CDS encoding DEAD/DEAH box helicase family protein, giving the protein MAAPQKKKGTQKRSFHQDLVLNRWMFGFFMGGGLASLKVRLGADRLEGLAEDGQTHYFHELTRTLIEVDKIPHATLRRYDLNIVAHWLRITQQRNKQEGHVLHMKYFQYLSLLFTEIYLDWYFNHKQEMLDGLNEELAQYNKEEGSENFSPFEADDLNKIAFWNATGSGKTLLLHVNILQYLHYFQAGNSNIWPSKIILLTPNEGLSRQHVQEMQLSGFSGRLFDKNNTLPTPSTIEVIDINKLGDEMGDKTVAVEAFEGNNLVLVDEGHRGSSTTAGAWLSRREALVRGGFAFEYSATFGQAVAKGLTVQAAEEEALKKRAKMLFETASLKKLTEAQKAQLVLTAEEQRKARIGATKEIYAKCILFDYSYKFFYEDGYGKDSLILNMAGKAYESEDNAKKYFTACLLAFYQQLWLWDTHGERLRDINVEKPLWVFVGNTVSAEDSDIMEVVNFFAYFLNNDALITTWLADLVADKAHILDAKGNNIFLGRFTPLMGFMEKPGALYADILRRVFNAPARQRLKLVNIKNSKGELALRVGGADPFGLISIGDDSGFFKLADEQTDFDQEQDEFSEAQFHSINTTTSKTNVLIGSRKFTEGWSSWRVATMGLLNMGSSEGSQIIQLFGRGVRLKGKGFSLKRTLEHERPKGTHVDKLETLNVFGVRAGYMAAFKDYLKEEGITPSDEILELDFPTQPNLPAAKLKTLALKDGYKDNQKMGFKRTHFPWLYEVPAEFLGKIKQPHVLLDLYPRVEALGSKGASAHSSNDARHKGKLDPALFSLFDWDSLYLVLQDYKMQRSWSNLRLNKQKLYDFCVASQDWYTLLIPQSELEITVFADVKKQEGILRQLLVDYTERFYKALKNAYEGQFYDITHVTEEHGSMLHLYQFAIDNTDTGKEYLEKLNKLKELVTNGEIGEASTWNAPHMVAISFDRHLYYPLLSLEDKEAVPLKMRPLAFDAPSEWEFVKALEAFYASAHGKACLKGYSLYLLRNAASEEKGLGFALAGNFYPDFLLWLVDDATGKQWLSFVDPKGLRQLDLSDPKLGLYQEIKVLEAKLHAEAKPGDAPLVLNAFILTPTEHKNLLNLASTTTKADLENRHVLFMEDGDTVYLQKMFAKILE; this is encoded by the coding sequence ATGGCTGCACCGCAGAAAAAAAAGGGCACCCAAAAACGCAGCTTTCACCAGGATCTTGTGCTGAACCGCTGGATGTTCGGCTTTTTTATGGGGGGCGGCCTTGCTTCTTTAAAAGTCCGCCTTGGGGCAGACAGGCTGGAAGGACTGGCAGAGGATGGCCAAACACACTACTTTCACGAGCTCACACGCACCTTGATTGAAGTGGATAAAATTCCCCATGCCACTCTGCGCCGTTACGACCTGAACATTGTAGCGCACTGGCTGCGCATTACCCAGCAGCGTAACAAGCAGGAAGGACATGTGCTGCACATGAAGTACTTTCAGTACCTTTCCCTGCTGTTTACCGAAATTTATCTGGACTGGTACTTCAACCACAAGCAGGAAATGCTGGACGGCCTGAATGAAGAGCTTGCCCAATATAATAAAGAAGAAGGTAGTGAAAACTTCAGCCCCTTTGAGGCGGACGACTTAAACAAAATTGCCTTCTGGAATGCCACGGGCAGCGGCAAAACCCTGCTGCTGCATGTGAACATTTTACAATATTTACACTATTTTCAGGCAGGCAACAGCAACATTTGGCCCAGCAAAATTATTCTGCTTACACCCAATGAAGGACTTTCCCGCCAGCACGTGCAAGAAATGCAGCTCTCAGGCTTTTCCGGCAGGCTGTTTGATAAAAACAACACCCTGCCAACGCCAAGCACCATAGAAGTGATTGACATTAACAAGCTTGGCGATGAAATGGGCGACAAAACCGTTGCTGTAGAAGCCTTTGAAGGCAACAATCTGGTGTTGGTAGATGAAGGGCACAGAGGTTCCAGTACCACCGCCGGGGCTTGGTTAAGCAGGCGCGAGGCACTGGTGCGTGGGGGCTTTGCCTTTGAATATTCCGCCACGTTTGGGCAGGCCGTGGCCAAAGGGCTTACTGTGCAGGCAGCTGAAGAAGAAGCCCTGAAAAAACGGGCCAAAATGCTGTTTGAAACTGCCAGCTTGAAAAAACTCACCGAGGCGCAAAAAGCACAGCTTGTGCTTACGGCAGAAGAACAACGTAAGGCCCGCATTGGCGCTACCAAAGAAATTTATGCAAAGTGCATTCTGTTCGATTATTCCTATAAGTTTTTTTATGAAGACGGCTACGGTAAAGACTCTCTCATTCTGAACATGGCTGGCAAGGCGTATGAAAGTGAAGACAACGCAAAAAAGTATTTCACCGCCTGCCTGCTTGCTTTTTACCAGCAGCTTTGGCTGTGGGACACCCACGGGGAAAGGCTGCGCGACATTAATGTTGAAAAGCCCCTGTGGGTGTTTGTGGGCAACACCGTTTCTGCAGAAGATTCTGACATTATGGAAGTGGTGAACTTTTTTGCATACTTCCTGAATAATGATGCCCTTATAACAACCTGGCTGGCAGACCTTGTGGCAGATAAAGCCCACATACTGGACGCCAAAGGCAACAACATTTTCCTTGGGCGTTTCACACCGCTTATGGGCTTTATGGAAAAGCCGGGAGCCCTGTATGCCGACATTCTGCGCCGGGTGTTCAATGCCCCTGCCCGGCAACGCCTGAAGTTGGTGAACATAAAAAACAGCAAGGGCGAGCTAGCCTTGCGGGTGGGCGGTGCAGACCCCTTCGGGCTTATTAGCATTGGCGATGATTCTGGCTTTTTCAAACTGGCTGATGAACAAACCGATTTTGACCAGGAGCAGGACGAATTTTCTGAAGCCCAGTTTCACAGCATTAACACCACCACAAGTAAAACCAACGTGCTTATTGGTTCACGCAAGTTTACCGAGGGCTGGAGCAGCTGGCGCGTAGCAACAATGGGCCTATTGAACATGGGCTCTAGCGAAGGCTCGCAAATTATCCAGCTTTTTGGGCGTGGTGTGCGCCTTAAAGGCAAAGGCTTTTCCCTGAAGCGCACATTGGAGCATGAACGCCCCAAAGGCACCCATGTGGACAAGTTGGAAACGCTCAACGTGTTTGGTGTGCGGGCAGGGTATATGGCAGCCTTCAAAGACTATTTGAAGGAAGAAGGCATTACCCCCAGTGATGAAATTCTGGAGCTGGATTTTCCCACGCAGCCCAACCTGCCTGCTGCCAAGCTGAAAACCCTGGCCCTGAAAGATGGCTACAAAGACAACCAAAAAATGGGCTTCAAGCGCACGCATTTTCCCTGGCTATATGAAGTGCCTGCAGAATTCCTGGGAAAAATCAAACAACCGCATGTGCTGCTAGACCTCTACCCAAGGGTGGAAGCACTGGGTAGCAAGGGGGCCAGCGCCCACAGCAGCAATGATGCCCGCCACAAAGGCAAGCTAGATCCTGCGCTTTTTAGCCTGTTCGACTGGGACAGCCTGTATCTTGTCCTGCAAGACTATAAAATGCAGCGTAGTTGGAGCAACCTGCGGCTGAACAAGCAGAAGCTTTATGATTTTTGTGTTGCCTCGCAAGACTGGTATACTCTTTTGATACCCCAGTCAGAGCTAGAAATTACTGTCTTTGCCGATGTGAAAAAGCAGGAAGGTATTTTGCGCCAGCTTCTGGTGGACTATACTGAGCGTTTTTACAAGGCCCTGAAAAATGCCTATGAAGGCCAGTTTTACGATATAACCCATGTGACTGAAGAGCATGGTTCCATGCTGCACCTGTACCAGTTTGCCATTGATAACACAGACACGGGCAAAGAATACCTGGAAAAATTGAATAAGTTAAAAGAACTTGTGACGAATGGGGAGATTGGTGAAGCCAGCACATGGAATGCACCACACATGGTGGCCATAAGCTTTGACAGACACTTGTATTACCCATTGCTTTCATTGGAAGATAAAGAAGCCGTGCCCTTAAAAATGCGGCCCCTTGCCTTTGATGCCCCCAGTGAATGGGAATTTGTAAAGGCGCTGGAAGCCTTCTATGCTTCAGCACACGGCAAGGCATGCCTTAAAGGCTACAGCCTGTATTTACTTCGTAACGCCGCCAGCGAAGAAAAAGGCCTTGGCTTTGCCCTGGCTGGCAACTTCTACCCAGACTTTTTACTGTGGCTGGTGGACGATGCCACAGGCAAACAGTGGCTAAGCTTTGTAGACCCCAAGGGCTTGCGGCAACTTGACCTTTCCGACCCAAAACTTGGTCTGTATCAAGAAATTAAAGTACTGGAAGCCAAATTGCACGCCGAGGCAAAACCAGGCGATGCCCCGCTGGTTCTAAACGCCTTCATTCTTACACCCACGGAACATAAAAACCTGCTGAACCTTGCCAGCACTACCACCAAGGCAGACCTTGAAAACCGCCATGTTCTGTTTATGGAAGACGGCGACACCGTATATTTGCAAAAAATGTTCGCAAAGATTTTAGAGTGA
- a CDS encoding enolase C-terminal domain-like protein: MNIESPRVTDMKVYPVAGRDSMLLNLSGAHGPYFTRNVVVLTDNTGNIGIGEVPGGEKIRQTLEDSIPLVVSKGIGDYRNILRTVRTRFAERDAGGRGLQTFDLRTTIHTVTAIEAALLDLLGKFLNLPVAALLGDGQQRDTVKVLGYLFYVGDKEKTNLSYDRSNEGEDSWYGLRNQEAITAESIARLAQASHDVYGFEDFKLKGGVLSAEQEIEATAAIAKAFPQARVTIDPNGAWSLEEAVRVCSAAKDVLAYAEDPCGAEQGFSGREVMAEFRRATGIPTATNMIATDWRQMSHSIMLQSVDIPLADPHFWTLEGSVRVAQMCDTFGLTWGSHSNNHFDISLAMFTHVAAAAPGRVTAIDTHWIWQEGRERLTKEPLPIRQGNIRVPDAPGLGIELDMAQLEAAHDLYKKQCLGARDDSVTMQQLIPGWTFNPKLPCLLR; this comes from the coding sequence ATGAATATTGAATCTCCCCGCGTTACAGATATGAAGGTGTACCCTGTTGCAGGACGCGACAGCATGCTGCTGAACCTCAGCGGTGCGCACGGGCCATACTTTACCAGAAATGTTGTTGTTCTTACGGATAATACTGGCAATATCGGCATTGGTGAAGTGCCGGGCGGAGAAAAAATACGGCAGACGCTGGAAGACTCCATCCCCTTGGTTGTGAGCAAAGGCATTGGCGATTACCGCAACATCCTGCGCACGGTTCGCACTCGGTTTGCCGAGCGGGATGCTGGCGGTCGCGGATTGCAGACCTTTGACCTGCGCACGACCATCCATACGGTAACAGCCATCGAAGCTGCCCTGCTGGATTTGCTGGGCAAGTTTCTTAACCTTCCCGTGGCGGCCCTGCTGGGTGATGGTCAGCAGCGCGACACGGTCAAGGTGCTGGGATATCTGTTCTATGTTGGGGACAAAGAAAAGACTAATCTTTCTTACGACCGCTCAAACGAGGGCGAAGACAGCTGGTATGGTCTGCGCAACCAGGAGGCTATCACCGCTGAAAGTATCGCCCGGCTTGCCCAGGCATCGCACGATGTTTACGGATTTGAAGACTTCAAGCTCAAGGGCGGCGTGCTGAGTGCAGAGCAGGAAATTGAAGCCACCGCAGCCATTGCAAAGGCTTTTCCGCAGGCGCGTGTGACCATTGACCCCAATGGTGCATGGTCGCTGGAAGAAGCCGTGCGGGTTTGCAGCGCAGCCAAGGACGTGCTGGCCTATGCGGAAGATCCATGTGGGGCGGAACAAGGCTTTTCTGGCCGCGAGGTTATGGCAGAATTTCGCCGTGCCACGGGCATCCCCACGGCAACCAACATGATTGCCACAGACTGGCGGCAGATGTCCCACTCCATCATGCTGCAGTCGGTGGATATCCCCCTGGCCGACCCGCACTTCTGGACGCTGGAAGGTTCTGTTCGCGTGGCGCAGATGTGCGATACTTTTGGCCTAACTTGGGGCTCGCACTCCAACAACCACTTTGACATCTCGCTTGCCATGTTTACGCACGTTGCCGCTGCCGCCCCGGGCCGGGTCACAGCCATCGACACACACTGGATCTGGCAGGAAGGGCGCGAGCGCCTGACCAAGGAACCCTTGCCCATCCGTCAGGGCAATATCCGCGTTCCCGATGCGCCGGGTCTTGGCATTGAGCTGGATATGGCGCAACTGGAAGCCGCACACGATCTTTATAAAAAGCAGTGCCTTGGTGCTCGTGACGATTCCGTGACCATGCAGCAGCTTATCCCTGGCTGGACATTTAACCCCAAACTTCCCTGCCTCCTCCGCTAG
- a CDS encoding CopG family ribbon-helix-helix protein produces the protein MSTVTARLDTDTQAQLEKLAAATSRSRSWLVAEAVRQYVAEQSWQIEAIQEGVRQADEGKFASDQEVTDAFARWGVHAK, from the coding sequence ATGTCTACGGTAACGGCACGATTGGATACGGATACGCAGGCGCAGCTTGAAAAGCTTGCCGCTGCTACGTCACGTTCTCGTTCATGGTTGGTGGCAGAGGCGGTAAGGCAATATGTGGCCGAACAGTCTTGGCAGATAGAGGCCATTCAGGAAGGCGTTCGTCAGGCAGATGAGGGGAAGTTTGCTTCTGACCAAGAGGTAACGGACGCCTTTGCTCGTTGGGGCGTTCATGCAAAATAG
- a CDS encoding AAA family ATPase codes for MHTNLTSGLDSLQPTDLDAGQVFSGKPSGTTVRGYAVPSAYTPAIDPDYIFHESSRDVVVWLLNPQEPLYVFGPTGCGKTSCIKQLAARLNYPVFEVIGHGRLEFADLVGHLAVKNSNMTFEYGPLALAMRCGALLLLNEIDLTSPEIAAGLNSVLDGSPLCIAENGGELIVPHPLFRLVATANTNGGGDDTGLYQGTQRQNLAWLDRFTICEVGYPSADVEKSLLAQRFPSLPESLCATMVDYANEVRKLFMGESSTSNLTNTIEVTFSTRSLLRWGDLTVRFQPLAHRGIQPVTYALDRALAFRASRETRAMLHELAQRMFPQLVETEGLNATSSDKSM; via the coding sequence ATGCACACCAATCTTACTTCTGGCCTTGACTCTCTTCAACCCACCGACCTTGATGCCGGGCAGGTTTTCAGCGGCAAGCCCTCTGGTACCACGGTCAGGGGCTACGCCGTTCCTTCGGCCTACACCCCGGCTATTGACCCTGACTATATCTTCCATGAATCGAGCCGCGATGTTGTGGTCTGGCTTCTCAACCCACAAGAACCGCTTTACGTATTTGGCCCCACAGGTTGTGGAAAGACCAGCTGCATCAAGCAGCTGGCAGCCAGACTTAACTACCCTGTCTTTGAGGTTATCGGACACGGGCGGCTGGAATTTGCCGACTTGGTTGGTCACCTGGCAGTCAAAAACAGCAACATGACCTTTGAATACGGCCCGCTTGCGCTTGCAATGCGTTGCGGCGCACTTTTGCTGCTGAATGAGATCGACCTGACATCCCCTGAAATTGCAGCAGGCTTGAACAGCGTGCTGGACGGCTCCCCCCTGTGCATAGCGGAAAATGGCGGCGAACTGATTGTGCCGCACCCCTTGTTCCGTCTGGTTGCCACGGCCAATACCAATGGCGGTGGCGATGACACCGGCCTCTACCAGGGCACCCAGCGGCAGAACCTTGCCTGGCTGGACCGCTTTACCATCTGCGAAGTGGGCTACCCTTCTGCCGATGTAGAAAAGAGTCTGCTTGCCCAGCGATTTCCTTCGCTGCCCGAATCGTTGTGCGCCACCATGGTGGACTACGCCAATGAGGTTCGCAAACTGTTCATGGGCGAGTCCTCTACCAGCAATCTGACCAATACCATTGAAGTAACATTCTCCACGCGCAGCTTGCTTCGCTGGGGTGATCTGACCGTTCGTTTTCAGCCGCTGGCCCATCGCGGCATACAGCCCGTCACCTATGCTCTTGACCGTGCTCTGGCTTTCCGCGCAAGCCGTGAAACTCGCGCCATGTTGCATGAATTGGCTCAACGCATGTTCCCGCAACTAGTGGAGACTGAAGGTCTCAACGCTACATCTTCCGATAAATCAATGTAG
- a CDS encoding ERF family protein yields the protein MNQYQSENITDLAKSLLDVQRTVQPVTKDAENPFTKSWYASLNSVMDACRDALIENGIWLCQYPVPVEQPNTIGLVTKLTHAESGQWQSSLAVVPLPKADPQGMGSAITYARRYALTAMLGMVTEDDDGEGAKNGKKSPTRQKLPVITPESQKERQCNSSTTNNISGPSNRLSASLESLPPLEGITYQQVTAQDGRPCIIATGNTQAKKELLTGSGFRWNPQRKLWWKYVDAA from the coding sequence ATGAACCAATACCAATCAGAAAACATCACAGATCTGGCCAAATCTCTACTTGATGTGCAGCGAACCGTGCAACCTGTTACAAAGGATGCTGAAAATCCTTTCACCAAAAGCTGGTACGCCAGCCTCAACAGTGTCATGGACGCCTGCCGCGATGCGCTCATCGAAAACGGCATCTGGTTGTGCCAGTACCCTGTGCCTGTTGAACAGCCCAACACCATAGGGCTGGTCACCAAACTGACGCATGCAGAGTCAGGGCAGTGGCAAAGCTCTCTTGCAGTGGTTCCTCTGCCTAAGGCCGATCCGCAGGGCATGGGATCGGCAATTACCTATGCCCGCCGCTACGCTCTAACCGCCATGTTGGGCATGGTAACTGAAGATGACGATGGCGAAGGGGCTAAAAATGGCAAAAAATCGCCTACACGGCAAAAATTACCCGTAATCACCCCTGAGTCACAAAAAGAGCGACAATGCAACTCATCCACCACAAACAATATTTCAGGCCCCTCAAATCGCCTGTCAGCCAGTCTTGAAAGCCTTCCACCGCTTGAAGGCATCACCTACCAGCAAGTTACAGCCCAGGACGGACGCCCTTGCATCATTGCCACCGGCAACACGCAGGCCAAAAAAGAATTACTGACCGGTTCGGGCTTCCGCTGGAACCCGCAGAGAAAATTGTGGTGGAAGTATGTTGATGCCGCATAA
- a CDS encoding VWA domain-containing protein, with protein sequence MIRTKDVLSCLPLVASILGDRYGVQVRIGGKEACTNGKIIHLPSLPMDCEPELLALAKGFTDHEAAHIRYTDFGALKAATLDPVTFHLFNCLEDWRVEKKLSGIFPGCRKNLNWLIRRFFVERAQPRAGDDSPALAVLDYVLLTVRVWDVDEVTPARQYAASIMVQHFPGLKEALDAILVKVYIHCPDTAAAVGYAQQIAMCIRQWEPSQQRRKPHENTTQNKRIHGESLRKGNTNHKDSEHWATKKPNDSTTHIKRQGHPAHSPEAVAPLQALSALPLKALFHAETQDLPQNIGEIMASELAKYSVESAGDTLSVAVEGIRQTAPLPAEQKLQALQASIALRTRLQGFLQAQTYRRCIIGRRGKLHTSSLYRLQVGNTRVFQKESEQRGVNTAVHILLDVSGSMAGAPINLANRACFALAKALGHIRGVNPAATAFPATAGTNSVFPIMRHGQAMPDLFDSRASGGTPLAEALWWVLQTMLPLKEQRKIILVITDGMPDNSQAANNAIGVAQKLGFEVYGIGIRNEHITFLLPHTSKVVNDLPDLVPAMFTILQVALLKGAKND encoded by the coding sequence ATGATTCGTACAAAAGACGTTCTCAGCTGCCTGCCGCTTGTGGCGTCCATTTTGGGTGATCGCTACGGGGTGCAGGTTCGTATCGGCGGCAAGGAGGCATGCACCAACGGTAAGATCATTCACTTGCCCTCATTGCCTATGGATTGTGAGCCTGAATTGCTGGCACTGGCCAAGGGCTTCACAGACCATGAAGCGGCCCATATACGGTATACAGACTTTGGCGCGCTGAAAGCTGCTACCCTTGACCCGGTAACCTTTCATTTGTTCAACTGCCTTGAGGACTGGCGCGTTGAAAAGAAGCTGTCAGGCATTTTCCCTGGCTGCCGGAAAAACCTGAACTGGTTGATACGACGATTCTTTGTAGAACGAGCACAGCCAAGGGCCGGGGATGATTCCCCGGCCCTTGCGGTTTTAGACTATGTGCTGCTGACGGTGCGAGTCTGGGATGTGGACGAAGTGACCCCGGCACGCCAATACGCGGCAAGCATTATGGTGCAGCATTTCCCCGGTCTGAAAGAGGCTCTGGATGCCATCTTGGTCAAGGTCTACATCCATTGCCCGGATACAGCGGCAGCAGTCGGATATGCTCAACAAATTGCCATGTGCATCCGGCAGTGGGAACCATCACAGCAACGACGCAAGCCCCACGAAAACACCACGCAAAACAAACGAATCCACGGCGAATCACTGCGCAAAGGCAACACAAACCATAAAGACTCTGAGCATTGGGCTACAAAAAAGCCCAACGATTCTACCACGCATATTAAGCGACAGGGGCATCCCGCCCATTCGCCTGAAGCAGTAGCTCCACTGCAGGCCTTAAGCGCTTTACCGCTCAAGGCCCTTTTCCATGCGGAGACGCAGGATCTACCCCAGAACATCGGGGAAATCATGGCCAGTGAGCTTGCCAAATACAGCGTGGAGTCCGCAGGCGACACTCTGAGCGTTGCTGTGGAAGGCATCCGACAAACAGCCCCCTTGCCTGCAGAACAAAAACTGCAAGCACTTCAGGCTAGCATCGCCCTGCGCACACGCCTGCAAGGCTTTCTGCAGGCGCAAACCTACAGACGTTGTATCATTGGGCGCAGAGGCAAACTCCATACCAGTTCTCTGTACCGCCTGCAGGTTGGCAATACTCGTGTTTTCCAAAAAGAATCAGAACAGCGGGGCGTTAACACCGCTGTCCACATCCTGCTGGACGTAAGCGGCAGCATGGCTGGCGCACCGATTAATCTCGCCAATCGGGCCTGCTTTGCCTTGGCAAAGGCGCTGGGGCACATTCGTGGCGTGAATCCGGCAGCGACTGCCTTCCCTGCTACCGCAGGCACGAACTCTGTATTTCCCATCATGCGGCACGGGCAGGCGATGCCAGACTTGTTCGATAGTCGAGCTTCTGGCGGGACACCGTTGGCTGAGGCTTTATGGTGGGTGCTGCAAACCATGCTGCCCCTCAAAGAGCAGCGTAAAATAATCTTGGTTATCACTGATGGCATGCCAGACAATTCGCAGGCTGCAAACAACGCCATAGGGGTGGCGCAAAAACTTGGCTTTGAAGTTTATGGTATTGGCATCAGGAATGAGCACATAACCTTCCTTCTGCCGCACACCAGCAAGGTGGTCAACGACTTGCCCGACCTGGTGCCTGCCATGTTTACCATACTGCAGGTTGCATTACTGAAAGGAGCTAAGAATGACTGA
- a CDS encoding DUF3150 domain-containing protein has protein sequence MTQLVSDIRILDNLLALNLSVSLWSARCKMSQEDLGGADLPPEDLASLGSKRIADPENLNVFGTLKARAFNYLDRHGVRFMSGWAIPEEKAGEIVQELLNIRTVFQKEKEAFLAGYDQNVQAWIEKHHQWGEIIRNSIVGPDYVRARMDFRWQLYKVAPLEQHADNTAVLEAGLAEEVHGLGGTLFDEVTKSAGDIWRRVYHGRTEVTHKALSPLRTLHAKLTGLSFVEPHVAPVADIVQAALLRMPKKGNITGTDLLLLQGLVCLLKDSAALVAHAQKVIEGYGPASVLDALLAGPSIIVEQDDSTMQADGAVDEEYDEPILPDITEADSPLPHPAIPSLGLW, from the coding sequence ATGACACAACTTGTTTCTGACATCCGCATTCTGGACAACTTGCTGGCCCTCAACCTCAGCGTCAGCTTGTGGTCGGCTCGTTGCAAGATGAGCCAGGAGGACCTGGGCGGTGCAGATCTGCCCCCTGAAGACCTGGCATCTCTGGGATCAAAGCGCATTGCCGACCCGGAAAACCTCAATGTTTTCGGCACGCTCAAGGCCCGCGCCTTCAACTACCTTGACCGTCATGGGGTACGGTTCATGTCTGGCTGGGCCATACCTGAAGAAAAGGCTGGCGAAATCGTACAGGAGCTGCTCAACATCCGCACCGTATTCCAGAAAGAAAAGGAAGCGTTCCTGGCTGGCTACGACCAAAATGTGCAAGCATGGATTGAGAAGCACCATCAATGGGGCGAAATCATCCGCAACTCCATCGTGGGACCGGACTATGTACGCGCCCGAATGGATTTTCGTTGGCAGCTGTACAAGGTAGCTCCTCTGGAACAGCATGCGGACAATACAGCAGTGCTTGAAGCCGGTCTTGCTGAAGAGGTTCACGGTCTTGGTGGTACCCTGTTTGATGAGGTGACCAAGTCGGCTGGCGATATATGGCGCAGGGTTTACCACGGCAGAACGGAAGTGACCCACAAGGCTCTTTCGCCACTGCGAACCCTGCATGCCAAGCTCACGGGCTTATCATTTGTAGAGCCACATGTGGCCCCAGTGGCTGACATCGTGCAGGCTGCTCTGCTGCGCATGCCCAAGAAGGGCAACATCACCGGCACAGATCTGCTGTTGTTGCAGGGTCTGGTTTGCCTGCTCAAGGACAGCGCGGCGCTTGTGGCTCATGCCCAAAAGGTTATTGAAGGATATGGCCCAGCCTCTGTATTAGATGCGCTGCTGGCTGGTCCGAGCATCATAGTTGAACAGGATGACAGCACGATGCAGGCAGATGGTGCTGTTGATGAAGAATATGACGAGCCCATTCTGCCCGACATCACCGAGGCGGACAGCCCGTTGCCGCATCCTGCCATCCCAAGCCTGGGCCTGTGGTAA
- a CDS encoding type II toxin-antitoxin system RelE/ParE family toxin yields the protein MQNRPVRWLALAIEDLEGIAAYLAEKDSDAGKQIAQCVWNAGQSLASLPSRGRAGRVAGTRELVLTEFSYFIAYRVVKSEVQILRVLHTARRYPQ from the coding sequence ATGCAAAATAGGCCTGTGCGGTGGCTCGCTCTAGCCATTGAGGATTTGGAAGGCATAGCGGCGTATTTAGCTGAAAAGGACTCAGATGCAGGGAAACAAATAGCCCAATGCGTATGGAATGCTGGGCAAAGCCTTGCCTCCCTGCCTTCACGAGGAAGGGCTGGCAGGGTCGCAGGGACTCGTGAGCTTGTTCTGACAGAATTTTCGTATTTTATTGCATACCGCGTCGTGAAATCGGAAGTACAGATACTTCGTGTTCTTCATACCGCCCGCCGTTATCCGCAATAA